From Rutidosis leptorrhynchoides isolate AG116_Rl617_1_P2 chromosome 3, CSIRO_AGI_Rlap_v1, whole genome shotgun sequence, a single genomic window includes:
- the LOC139901449 gene encoding putative multidrug resistance protein, translated as MSKDKKDGIFGYAEGYDKFLMLFGILGSIGDGLQIPLMMYVLSAVINDYGNPHIKVGMSIVNKYSLRLLYVAILVGLSAFVEGLCWARTAERQTSKIRLEYLKSVLKQDVGFFDTQEAGSSTTYQVVSTISADSNTIQITIGEKIPNCLAYLSSFFFCHVFAFVLSWKLTLSALPFSVMILVPALGFGKHMMDVAMAMVASYGAAGSIAEQAISSIRTVYSYVGETQTIIKFSKALETTTGLGIKQGLARGLMLGSLGMVYVSWAFQAWIGSILVSKHGEKGGDIFVAGFNVLMAGLNILTALPNLTAITESQGAATRINEMINRKPTIDTEDKKGKALSYVRGEIEFKGVYFSYPSRPDTTILHALNLRVPAGKTVGLVGGSGSGKSTTVSLIQRFYDPIEGDIFLDGYKIKKLHLKWLRSQMGLVNQEPILFATSIKENILFGKEGASMDDIVAAAKSANAHDYIVKLPDGYETNVGQFGFQLSGGQKQRIAIARALIRDPKILLLDEATSALDTQSERIVQEAIDHASVGRTTIVIAHRLSTIKKANLIYVLQSGKVVESGSHNELMQMSDGEYYKMVQLQQSEPQNEYSHRSSNTPSRCTRAMAAPSPVSARSSAPGTPSLNPFSPAFSLSAPYSVQFDDSYESDDEDGHSRQPSHPAPSQFRLLKMNAPEWPKGLFGCIGAIGSGAVQPINAYCVGGLISVYFRPDKSTIISHARIYSFVFLGLGVFSFFTFVAQHYYFAVMGEKLTTRVREKLLEKLLTFEIGWYDQDENTSAAICARLSTEANMVRSLVGDRLSLLTQAFFGALFAYVLGLVLSWKLALVLMAAQPFLIGSFYARGVLMKSLSERAQKAQKEGSQLASEAVINHRTITAFSSQKRIVGLFKDTLEGPRIESIRQSYFSGIGLASSQFMAAASTALAYWYGGRLLSKDMIEPKNLFQAFLVLLFTAYSIADAGSMTRDISRGSNAVGSVFAILDKQTEIDPNTSWGRESNKGNIRGRVELKNVFFAYPTRPDQMVFKGLNLKVRQGTSMALVGPSGSGKSTIIGLIERFYDPLKGSVLIDERDVKDYNLRALRLNIALVSQEPTLFAGTIRENIAYGKANAKESEIRKAAMLANAHEFISGMKDGYETYCGERGVQLSGGQKQRIALARAMLKNPSILLLDEATSALDTVSENLVQEAIDKLMNGRTCIVVAHRLSTIQKSDLIAVIQEGKVAEQGSHSDLLSVRGGAYYNLVKMQGGRNLKLKKKTYSSIYVQFMYKLKFVYVKLSTNLDQHSGTR; from the exons ATGAGTAAAGATAAAAAAGATGGAATTTTTGGGTATGCAGAAGGGTATGACAAGTTTTTAATGTTGTTTGGGATATTGGGGAGCATCGGAGATGGGCTACAAATTCCGTTAATGATGTATGTTCTTAGCGCTGTCATTAACGATTATGGAAATCCCCATATCAAAGTTGGAATGTCCATTGTTAATAAG TATTCTTTAAGGTTGCTTTATGTTGCAATATTGGTTGGCCTATCTGCGTTTGTTG AAGGACTTTGTTGGGCTAGAACCGCAGAGCGACAAACTTCAAAAATTAGACTCGAGTATTTGAAATCCGTCCTGAAACAAGATGTTGGTTTTTTTGATACCCAAGAAGCTGGCTCCTCCACAACCTACCAAGTTGTTTCGACTATATCTGCTGATTCCAACACAATTCAAATCACAATTGGTGAAAAG ATACCGAATTGTCTAGCCTACTTGTCATCATTCTTCTTTTGCCACGTATTTGCGTTCGTTCTCTCATGGAAGCTTACTTTATCCGCTCTTCCATTCTCGGTTATGATCCTTGTTCCGGCTCTTGGATTCGGTAAACACATGATGGACGTAGCCATGGCAATGGTTGCATCATATGGTGCTGCTGGTAGTATTGCAGAACAAGCAATCTCGTCTATAAGAACCGTTTATTCGTACGTTGGAGAGACTCAAACCATTATTAAGTTCAGCAAAGCACTTGAAACAACAACAGGATTAGGAATTAAACAAGGTTTGGCTCGAGGATTAATGCTCGGAAGCTTGGGAATGGTGTACGTTAGTTGGGCGTTTCAGGCTTGGATTGGATCGATTCTCGTTAGTAAACATGGCGAAAAAGGTGGCGACATTTTTGTGGCTGGATTTAACGTGCTAATGGCAGGATT GAATATCTTGACAGCACTTCCAAATCTTACTGCCATTACAGAGTCACAAGGGGCTGCTACTCGAATCAACGAAATGATTAACCGAAAGCCAACTATAGATACGGAAGATAAGAAAGGAAAGGCGTTATCATACGTAAGAGGCGAAATTGAGTTCAAGGGAGTTTATTTTAGCTACCCATCAAGACCAGATACAACAATTCTACACGCTTTGAATCTTCGAGTACCAGCTGGTAAAACCGTTGGTCTGGTTGGAGGTAGTGGTTCGGGAAAATCAACGACTGTTTCGTTAATTCAACGTTTTTACGATCCAATAGAGGGTGACATATTCTTGGATGGGTACAAGATCAAGAAACTTCATCTTAAATGGTTGAGATCTCAGATGGGATTGGTTAATCAAGAACCGATTCTGTTTGCTACGTCGATTAAAGAGAATATTCTGTTTGGGAAGGAAGGAGCATCGATGGATGATATCGTAGCCGCTGCCAAGTCAGCAAACGCTCATGACTACATCGTTAAGTTGCCAGATGGATACGAAACTAAT GTTGGGCAATTTGGATTTCAACTATCTGGTGGGCAAAAACAACGAATTGCAATCGCACGTGCGCTAATAAGAGATCCGAAAATCTTGCTACTTGATGAAGCTACAAGCGCTctcgatacacaatctgaaagaATAGTACAAGAAGCCATAGATCATGCTTCAGTTGGGAGGACAACAATAGTAATTGCGCACCGCCTTTCTACAATTAAAAAGGCGAATTTAATTTACGTGCTTCAATCAGGGAAAGTAGTTGAATCAGGTTCACACAATGAGCTGATGCAAATGAGCGATGGCGAATATTATAAAATGGTGCAGCTACAACAATCAGAACCGCAAAATGAGTACAGTCATAGATCTAGTAACACCCCTAGTCGTTGTACTAGAGCTATGGCTGCACCGAGCCCAGTAAGTGCACGGTCAAGTGCACCGGGCACCCCATCACTGAACCCATTCAGCCCTGCGTTCTCGCTGAGTGCACCTTACTCAGTTCAATTTGATGACTCTTATGAGAGCGACGACGAAGATGGTCATTCGAGGCAACCGTCTCACCCAGCCCCGTCTCAGTTTCGGTTACTGAAAATGAACGCACCCGAATGGCCCAAAGGTTTATTCGGATGCATAGGGGCTATAGGTTCGGGTGCAGTACAACCCATTAATGCATACTGTGTGGGTGGGTTGATTAGCGTTTACTTCCGGCCCGATAAATCTACGATCATTAGCCATGCAAGAATCTACTCGTTTGTGTTCTTAGGACTTGGGGTTTTTAGCTTCTTTACGTTTGTCGCCCAACACTATTACTTTGCGGTTATGGGAGAAAAGTTGACCACACGGGTCCGAGAAAAACTACTCGAAAAGTTGTTGACTTTTGAGATCGGTTGGTATGACCAAGACGAGAACACAAGTGCAGCTATCTGCGCACGATTATCAACCGAAGCTAACATGGTTCGTTCTCTAGTTGGAGACCGTTTATCGTTACTAACTCAAGCATTTTTCGGGGCTTTGTTTGCTTACGTACTAGGGTTAGTACTCTCGTGGAAACTAGCGCTCGTATTAATGGCTGCACAACCGTTTCTCATCGGTAGCTTTTACGCTAGAGGCGTTCTGATGAAGAGTTTATCCGAAAGAGCCCAAAAAGCACAAAAAGAAGGAAGCCAATTAGCAAGTGAAGCTGTTATTAACCATAGAACCATAACCGCGTTCTCTTCTCAAAAACGAATAGTTGGACTCTTTAAGGATACGTTAGAAGGGCCCCGCATAGAAAGCATTCGACAGTCGTATTTCTCGGGCATCGGGCTCGCTAGCTCACAGTTTATGGCTGCAGCTTCAACCGCCTTAGCGTATTGGTACGGCGGTAGGCTGTTGTCAAAAGACATGATCGAACCGAAGAATCTTTTTCAAGCGTTTCTTGTATTGCTGTTCACTGCGTACTCAATAGCCGATGCAGGGTCCATGACTAGGGATATTTCAAGAGGAAGTAACGCGGTTGGTTCGGTTTTTGCAATTCTCGATAAGCAAACTGAAATCGATCCTAATACTTCGTGGGGTCGGGAATCGAATAAAGGCAACATTCGGGGTCGTGTAGAGTTGAAAAATGTGTTCTTTGCGTATCCGACTAGACCAGATCAAATGGTGTTTAAAGGACTAAATCTTAAAGTAAGACAAGGAACTTCAATGGCGTTAGTTGGTCCGAGTGGGTCTGGTAAATCTACCATTATTGGGTTGATTGAAAGGTTTTATGACCCTTTGAAAGGCTCTGTTTTAATCGATGAACGAGATGTAAAAGACTATAATTTACGAGCTCTGAGATTGAATATCGCATTAGTGAGTCAAGAACCAACGCTTTTCGCAGGCACCATTCGTGAAAATATCGCTTATGGAAAGgcaaatgctaaagaatctgagaTCAGGAAGGCTGCAATGCTTGCTAATGCTCATGAGTTCATTAG TGGAATGAAAGATGGGTACGAGACATACTGTGGCGAAAGGGGAGTGCAGTTATCAGGTGGTCAGAAACAAAGAATAGCGTTGGCTCGTGCAATGCTCAAGAACCCTAGCATTCTACTATTAGACGAGGCAACAAGTGCACTTGATACAGTTTCAGAAAACTTAGTTCAAGAAGcaattgataaactaatgaatggaAGGACGTGTATTGTGGTCGCTCATCGTCTCTCAACCATACAAAAATCTGATTTAATCGCGGTGATTCAAGAAGGTAAGGTAGCGGAACAAGGTTCTCATTCTGATCTGCTCTCTGTTCGCGGTGGAGCGTATTATAATCTTGTCAAAATGCAAGGTGGCCG GAActtgaaactaaaaaaaaaaacatacagtAGTATTTATGTTCAATTCATGTATAAATTAAAGTTTGTATATGTTAAGTTGAGTACTAATTTAGATCAGCATTCAGGAACTCGATAG